Proteins from a genomic interval of Gammaproteobacteria bacterium:
- a CDS encoding class I SAM-dependent methyltransferase — protein MMNRRTILGSLAAAFSATAATRKASASTAAPSSLPLDIEPRGTVGIQERMPSLDLESRHEFLTGFRAWAQGPLGRAAEERANAIFKAKGIDPEGDVPLEQVQAALEGDPIVGASVRYWITGQQHCWKLVADEFHANSEAYMAELDAAEKAGPGSVTLDPDFKVPEYASHEIHIQPGGYVGDPFAGYIYHYGTNHFRMGNEQDQRQKLVASTAEPPEDGRFKRILDLGCGPGRLTVALKDRFPDAEVWGIDVSGPMVRYAHMRAADLGKEVHFVQGLAEDTGFPDGHFDLVYSYILFHEVPASVTRAIVKEVHRITRPGGVFQSGDFRADQRPPTPYRSFRRWWDYRWNNEVWRNEFQDLHFGKEIARAGFTVRDSKKGLGFLGSLRATRNA, from the coding sequence ATGATGAATCGACGCACGATATTGGGTTCCCTGGCCGCGGCCTTTTCGGCCACGGCGGCCACGCGCAAGGCGAGCGCGTCCACGGCCGCACCGTCTTCCTTGCCGCTCGACATCGAGCCGCGCGGCACCGTGGGCATACAGGAGCGCATGCCCAGCCTGGACCTGGAGAGCCGGCACGAGTTCCTGACCGGTTTCAGGGCCTGGGCGCAGGGACCGCTGGGCAGGGCCGCCGAGGAACGGGCCAACGCCATTTTCAAGGCGAAGGGCATTGATCCCGAGGGCGACGTTCCGCTGGAGCAGGTCCAGGCGGCCCTTGAGGGCGACCCGATCGTGGGCGCCAGCGTTCGCTACTGGATCACCGGTCAGCAGCATTGCTGGAAGCTGGTTGCCGACGAATTCCACGCCAACTCCGAGGCCTACATGGCCGAGCTGGACGCCGCCGAAAAGGCAGGTCCGGGCTCGGTGACGCTGGATCCCGATTTCAAGGTTCCGGAATACGCTTCCCACGAAATTCACATCCAGCCGGGCGGATATGTGGGTGATCCCTTCGCCGGCTACATTTATCACTACGGCACCAATCACTTCCGGATGGGCAACGAACAGGACCAGCGGCAGAAGCTGGTCGCCTCCACGGCGGAGCCACCGGAAGATGGCCGCTTCAAACGCATTCTCGACCTGGGCTGCGGTCCGGGTCGGCTGACCGTTGCGCTCAAGGACCGGTTCCCGGACGCGGAAGTCTGGGGCATTGACGTTTCCGGGCCGATGGTCCGCTACGCGCACATGCGCGCGGCCGACCTCGGCAAGGAAGTGCACTTCGTCCAGGGCCTGGCCGAAGACACCGGTTTTCCGGACGGCCATTTCGACCTGGTGTATTCCTACATCCTGTTTCACGAAGTGCCTGCTTCCGTCACACGGGCGATCGTGAAGGAGGTGCACCGGATTACCCGCCCGGGCGGTGTGTTTCAGTCCGGCGATTTTCGGGCCGATCAGCGTCCGCCCACGCCCTATCGCAGTTTCCGCCGCTGGTGGGACTACCGCTGGAACAACGAGGTCTGGCGCAACGAATTCCAGGACTTGCATTTCGGTAAAGAAATCGCCAGGGCCGGATTTACCGTGCGCGATTCCAAAAAAGGCCTTGGATTTCTCGGGTCCCTGCGCGCAACGCGCAACGCCTGA
- the hpaE gene encoding 5-carboxymethyl-2-hydroxymuconate semialdehyde dehydrogenase, whose amino-acid sequence MERFAAGVQGHFIGGRVCVGESGETFSNHCPADGALINRVAAGSAADIDAACAAARDAFPGWSAVSGERRAGLLHGIADAIEARADEIALVESMDTGQALRFTAKAAARAAVNFRFFADRAPDARRGASLPAAEHDNYTMRQPIGPVGVITPWNTPFMLSTWKIAPALAAGCTVVHKPAEWSPLSAQLLAEICNEAGLPPGVLNTVQGIGEEAGRALTQHDAIRAIAFVGESATGARIMAQGAPTLKRVHFELGGKNPVIVFDDANLDRALDAVVFMIYSLNGERCTSSSRLLVQQSIHDEFVERVAGRARAIRVGHPLDPDTEVGPLIHPDHLQKVSSYFEIARDEGASISAGGERADLPWPGHYVQPTLFTGARNDMRIAQEEIFGPVLTAIPFADEADALSQANDSRYGLAAYLWTADPDRARRLSEALEVGMIWVNSHNVRHLPSPFGGMKASGIGRDGGDYSFDFYMETKNVSIATGEHRIPGLGTG is encoded by the coding sequence ATGGAGCGATTCGCCGCCGGCGTACAGGGTCATTTCATCGGCGGCCGGGTTTGCGTGGGCGAATCCGGTGAGACGTTCTCCAATCATTGCCCCGCCGACGGCGCGCTGATCAATCGCGTCGCCGCCGGGAGCGCGGCGGACATCGACGCGGCCTGCGCCGCCGCCCGCGATGCGTTCCCCGGCTGGTCCGCCGTGTCCGGCGAACGCCGCGCCGGGTTGCTGCACGGAATTGCCGACGCGATCGAAGCGCGCGCCGACGAGATCGCACTGGTCGAGTCCATGGACACCGGCCAGGCGCTGCGCTTCACCGCGAAGGCCGCGGCGCGCGCAGCCGTCAATTTCCGGTTTTTCGCGGACCGGGCCCCGGACGCGCGCCGCGGTGCGTCGCTGCCGGCCGCCGAACACGACAACTACACGATGCGCCAGCCGATCGGTCCGGTGGGCGTGATCACGCCCTGGAACACGCCCTTCATGCTGTCCACCTGGAAGATCGCGCCGGCCCTGGCGGCCGGTTGCACGGTCGTGCACAAGCCGGCCGAATGGAGCCCGCTCAGCGCGCAACTGCTCGCGGAAATATGCAACGAGGCGGGACTGCCACCGGGCGTCCTCAATACGGTGCAGGGCATCGGAGAGGAAGCGGGCAGGGCCCTGACCCAGCATGATGCCATCCGGGCCATCGCCTTTGTGGGCGAGTCGGCTACCGGCGCGCGCATCATGGCCCAGGGCGCGCCCACCCTGAAGCGGGTGCATTTCGAGCTGGGCGGCAAGAACCCCGTCATCGTGTTCGACGACGCCAACCTGGATCGGGCGCTGGATGCCGTGGTTTTCATGATCTACAGCCTCAACGGCGAGCGCTGCACGTCCTCCAGCCGCCTCCTTGTGCAGCAGTCGATTCACGACGAGTTCGTGGAGCGCGTCGCCGGGAGGGCGCGGGCCATCCGGGTCGGCCACCCGCTGGACCCGGATACCGAGGTCGGCCCTCTGATCCACCCGGATCACCTACAGAAGGTCAGTTCGTACTTCGAGATCGCCCGGGACGAGGGCGCGTCCATTTCCGCCGGAGGCGAGCGTGCGGATCTGCCCTGGCCGGGTCACTACGTGCAGCCCACACTGTTTACCGGCGCGCGCAACGACATGCGGATCGCGCAGGAAGAGATTTTCGGCCCCGTACTGACCGCCATCCCGTTTGCCGACGAAGCCGACGCCCTGTCGCAGGCCAACGATTCCCGCTACGGGCTGGCCGCGTACCTGTGGACCGCCGATCCGGATCGCGCGCGGCGCCTGTCCGAGGCGCTGGAAGTCGGTATGATTTGGGTGAATTCCCACAACGTGCGCCATCTGCCTTCTCCGTTCGGAGGCATGAAGGCCAGCGGGATCGGCCGCGACGGCGGCGACTACAGCTTCGACTTCTACATGGAAACCAAGAACGTCAGCATCGCCACCGGCGAGCACCGGATTCCCGGATTGGGGACCGGCTGA
- the parC gene encoding DNA topoisomerase IV subunit A, which translates to MAGPQLTLVPRDNAETRPLAEYAEQAYLDYSMYVILDRALPHLADGLKPVQRRIVYAMSELGLAATAKPRKSARTIGDVIGKFHPHGDSACYEAMVHLAQPFAYRHPLVDGHGNFGAVDDPKSFAAMRYTEARLTAYAQTLLAELGQGTVDWTDNFDGTLKEPELLPAQLPNVLINGSTGIAVGMSTDIPPHNLRELAAALESIAARPNLHYDTLAGLIPGPDFPTGGELITPAAEIREIYRKGQGVFRVRASWKREQDAVVIHELPWQVSGSRVLEQIARQMQAKRLPTLENLRDESDHENPVRLVLVPRSARVDVNALMAHLFATTDLERSLRVNLNVIGEDGRPRVRDLRGMLVEWLRFRRATLRRRLKHREDRVSMRLHVLEGLMIAYLNLDEVIAIVRNEEDPRARLMERFKLSGEQAEGILNIRLRNLARIEEEKLLAEQDELEAEREVLRATLAEKTKFDRLMIAEFRELAEEHGDDRRTRIVDDAAPAAAYQEEDVTPAEPLTVVLSRHGFARAGKGHELDSAALSFRPGDELLCDLQCKSNQQVVFLSSEGRVYTLPAHSLPSARTHGEPLSSRFNVADGERWRGLLGGDPGSRWLVCGTRGHGFVASTVKLFSRSRAGKAFLNLAEESEPLLPVPVPDSPCRVAAVSGDGRLLLFGVDELPESASGRGVLLIGLKNGERLAAVTIVGPRDRLIVHCGERRMTLRGKTLESYLGKRALRGRMLPRGWQKNVTMLARDPFRGG; encoded by the coding sequence ATGGCCGGGCCGCAACTGACGCTGGTGCCGCGCGACAACGCGGAAACGCGGCCGCTGGCGGAATACGCGGAGCAGGCGTACCTGGACTACTCCATGTACGTGATCCTGGACCGGGCGCTGCCGCACCTGGCCGACGGCCTCAAGCCGGTGCAGCGGCGCATCGTCTATGCGATGAGCGAACTGGGGCTGGCGGCCACCGCCAAGCCGCGCAAGAGCGCCCGCACGATCGGCGACGTGATCGGCAAGTTTCATCCGCACGGCGATTCGGCCTGCTACGAAGCGATGGTGCACCTGGCACAGCCGTTCGCCTATCGCCATCCGCTGGTGGACGGTCACGGCAATTTCGGCGCGGTTGACGATCCCAAGTCCTTCGCGGCCATGCGCTACACCGAGGCGCGCCTCACCGCCTACGCGCAAACGCTGCTGGCGGAGCTGGGGCAGGGCACGGTGGACTGGACCGACAACTTCGACGGCACGCTCAAGGAGCCCGAACTCCTGCCTGCGCAACTGCCCAATGTGCTGATCAACGGGTCGACCGGCATTGCGGTCGGCATGTCAACGGATATTCCTCCACACAACCTTCGCGAACTGGCCGCGGCTCTGGAGAGCATCGCCGCGCGGCCGAATTTGCATTACGACACGCTCGCCGGCCTGATCCCGGGGCCCGATTTCCCGACCGGAGGGGAACTGATCACGCCGGCGGCCGAGATTCGTGAAATCTACAGGAAGGGGCAGGGCGTGTTCCGGGTTCGCGCATCGTGGAAGCGCGAACAGGACGCCGTCGTGATCCACGAATTGCCGTGGCAGGTATCCGGAAGCCGCGTGCTGGAACAGATTGCCAGACAGATGCAGGCCAAGCGCCTGCCCACGCTCGAGAACCTGCGCGACGAGAGCGACCATGAGAACCCGGTGCGCCTGGTGCTGGTGCCCCGTTCGGCGCGCGTGGACGTCAACGCGCTGATGGCGCACCTGTTCGCCACCACCGACCTGGAGCGGTCACTGCGGGTGAACCTGAACGTCATCGGCGAGGACGGCCGCCCGCGGGTCCGCGACCTGCGCGGCATGCTGGTGGAATGGCTGAGGTTCCGCCGCGCCACGCTTCGCCGCCGATTGAAGCATCGCGAAGACCGGGTGTCGATGCGCCTGCACGTCCTGGAAGGCCTGATGATCGCCTACCTCAACCTGGACGAGGTCATCGCCATCGTGCGTAACGAGGAGGATCCCAGGGCGCGGCTAATGGAACGGTTCAAGCTGAGCGGCGAGCAGGCCGAGGGCATCCTCAACATCCGGCTGCGCAACCTGGCCCGCATCGAAGAAGAGAAGCTGCTGGCGGAGCAGGACGAACTGGAGGCCGAGCGCGAGGTGCTGCGAGCGACGCTGGCGGAAAAGACGAAGTTCGACAGGCTCATGATCGCGGAATTCCGCGAACTGGCCGAGGAGCATGGCGACGACCGCCGGACGCGGATCGTGGACGACGCCGCGCCGGCGGCGGCATACCAGGAGGAGGACGTGACGCCGGCCGAGCCGCTGACCGTCGTGCTGTCGCGCCACGGCTTCGCCCGCGCCGGCAAGGGACATGAACTGGACAGCGCGGCCCTGAGTTTCCGTCCCGGAGACGAACTGCTCTGCGATCTGCAGTGCAAGTCGAATCAGCAGGTCGTGTTTCTCAGCAGCGAAGGGCGCGTCTACACGCTACCGGCGCACAGCCTGCCCTCGGCGCGCACGCACGGCGAACCGCTGTCCAGCCGCTTCAACGTGGCGGACGGAGAGCGCTGGAGAGGTTTGCTGGGCGGCGATCCGGGGTCGCGATGGCTGGTATGCGGGACCCGCGGACACGGGTTCGTCGCATCGACCGTGAAGCTGTTTTCGCGTTCGCGCGCCGGCAAGGCGTTTCTGAACCTGGCCGAGGAGTCCGAGCCGCTGCTGCCGGTTCCGGTGCCCGATTCACCGTGCCGCGTTGCCGCGGTGTCCGGCGACGGGCGCTTGCTGCTGTTCGGCGTTGACGAACTGCCGGAGTCGGCGTCCGGCCGCGGGGTGTTGCTGATCGGACTCAAGAACGGTGAACGGCTGGCCGCGGTGACGATTGTCGGCCCGCGCGACCGTCTGATCGTGCACTGCGGGGAACGCAGGATGACGCTGCGCGGGAAAACGCTGGAGAGCTACCTGGGCAAGCGCGCGCTCAGGGGCCGCATGCTGCCGCGCGGCTGGCAGAAAAACGTGACCATGCTGGCGCGCGATCCTTTCCGGGGCGGATAA
- the parE gene encoding DNA topoisomerase IV subunit B, with product MKAAYRADDIEVLSGLDPVRRRPGMFTDTARPNYLAHEVIDNSVDEALADRKKCDRIDVTLYGDGSLAVEDNGRGMPVDVHEETGLTGVELILTRLHAGAKFSRRQYRYSGGLHGVGVSVVNALSTRLKVRVRRDGSEWHMEFAGGEPQRALEAVGTVAKANTGTWIRFWPDPQYFSKASFHLPSLKRVLRAKALLCPGLTVSLTTESDGAEEKWRYEDGLVQYLQEEHGEGERLPDEPLRFSQLDDEERTLDCVVQWAEDGSKRVEESYVNLVPTPRHGTHVNGLRTGLTEGLREFCEFHKLLPRDVKISPPDVWDGVNFVLSVKLAEPQFSGQMKESLASRDCAGFVAEAVRGGMALWLNQHSELGERIAKQAIAAAQRRLRAARKTPRRTPVSGPALPGKLADCTSTAPDECEIFLVEGDSAGGSARQARRREYQAILPLRGKILNTWEVDSADLDSSQEVHDIALALGIQAGDTDLSNLRYHRVCILADADSDGRHIATLICALFARHFPALVRGGHVHVVMPPLYRLDVGKETHYALTEEERESLARRFAKRKVSVTRFKGLGEMSAKQLRETAMEPDTRRLIRLEMDEADDAFRVLDMLLAKKRAADRRAWLEDKGDLAAN from the coding sequence ATGAAGGCCGCCTATCGCGCTGACGACATTGAAGTCCTCAGCGGCCTTGACCCTGTCCGCCGCCGGCCGGGGATGTTCACCGATACGGCGCGCCCCAACTACCTGGCCCACGAGGTGATCGACAACAGCGTCGACGAGGCGCTGGCCGACCGCAAAAAATGCGATCGCATCGATGTGACGCTGTACGGCGACGGTTCGCTGGCCGTGGAGGACAACGGCCGCGGAATGCCGGTGGACGTCCACGAGGAAACCGGCCTGACGGGCGTGGAGCTGATCCTGACGCGCCTGCACGCCGGGGCAAAGTTCTCGCGCCGTCAGTACCGCTATTCCGGCGGGCTGCACGGCGTGGGCGTATCGGTGGTCAACGCCCTGTCCACGCGTCTCAAGGTGCGTGTGCGGCGCGACGGTAGCGAGTGGCACATGGAATTCGCCGGCGGGGAGCCCCAGCGCGCGCTGGAGGCCGTGGGCACCGTCGCGAAAGCGAATACCGGCACCTGGATCCGGTTCTGGCCGGATCCCCAGTACTTCTCGAAAGCCAGTTTTCACCTGCCGTCGCTCAAACGGGTATTGCGCGCCAAGGCGCTGCTGTGTCCGGGGCTGACCGTATCGCTGACCACGGAGTCGGATGGCGCGGAGGAGAAGTGGCGCTACGAGGACGGTCTGGTCCAGTATCTCCAGGAAGAACATGGCGAAGGCGAACGGCTGCCGGACGAGCCGTTGCGGTTTTCCCAGCTCGATGACGAGGAGCGAACGCTCGATTGCGTCGTGCAGTGGGCCGAAGACGGCTCCAAGCGGGTCGAGGAGAGCTACGTCAACCTGGTGCCGACGCCGCGCCACGGCACGCATGTCAACGGGCTTCGAACCGGTCTGACCGAGGGCTTGCGCGAATTCTGCGAATTTCACAAGCTGTTGCCGCGCGACGTGAAGATTTCGCCGCCGGACGTTTGGGACGGGGTGAACTTCGTGCTCTCGGTGAAGCTCGCGGAGCCGCAGTTCTCCGGGCAGATGAAGGAGTCGCTGGCGTCGCGGGACTGCGCCGGTTTCGTGGCCGAGGCGGTGCGCGGCGGCATGGCGCTGTGGCTCAACCAGCACTCCGAACTGGGCGAGCGGATCGCGAAACAGGCGATCGCGGCCGCCCAGCGGCGGCTCAGGGCCGCCCGCAAGACCCCGCGGCGCACCCCGGTGTCGGGACCGGCGCTGCCGGGCAAGCTGGCCGACTGCACCAGCACGGCGCCGGACGAGTGCGAGATTTTCCTGGTCGAGGGCGATTCGGCCGGGGGCTCGGCCCGCCAGGCGCGTCGCCGTGAATATCAGGCCATTCTGCCTCTTCGCGGCAAGATCCTGAACACCTGGGAAGTGGATTCGGCGGACCTCGACTCGTCCCAGGAGGTGCATGATATCGCCCTTGCGCTGGGGATACAGGCGGGCGATACGGACCTGAGCAATCTGCGTTACCACCGGGTATGCATACTGGCCGACGCCGACTCGGACGGACGGCACATCGCCACGCTGATCTGCGCCCTGTTCGCCCGGCATTTTCCTGCGCTGGTGCGCGGAGGTCACGTGCACGTGGTCATGCCGCCGCTCTACCGGCTGGACGTGGGCAAGGAAACTCACTATGCGCTCACCGAAGAGGAGCGCGAATCATTGGCGCGCCGCTTTGCCAAACGCAAGGTTTCCGTGACCCGCTTCAAGGGCTTGGGCGAGATGAGCGCGAAGCAGTTGCGCGAGACCGCCATGGAGCCGGACACCCGCCGACTGATCCGGCTCGAAATGGACGAAGCCGACGATGCGTTCAGGGTGCTCGACATGCTGCTGGCGAAGAAGCGCGCCGCGGACCGCCGGGCCTGGCTGGAAGACAAGGGCGACCTCGCCGCGAACTGA
- the katG gene encoding catalase/peroxidase HPI, with product MTTNQDWWPNQLNLKVLRENSAASDPMDAGFSYAEAVKTLDVDALKQDIEEVMTTSQDWWPADYGHYGPLFIRMTWHAAGTYRISDGRGGGGDGHQRFAPLGSWPDNANLDKARRLLWPVKQKYGNRISWADLLLFAGNCALESMGFKTFGFAFGRPDVWEADETDWGAEKDWLADERHSEDGELEERLGADHMGLIYVNPEGPGGNPDPREAARYIRTTFKRMAMNDEETIALIAGGHTFGKAHGAAPDSHVGAEPEGAGIDEQGLGWTSSFGSGKGSDTITSGLEGAWTENPVKWDNNFMENLHQHEWQLTKSPAGASQYEPENASEVATVPDAHDPSKKHAPMMLTTDLSLRMDPDYAPISKRFLENPDDLADAFAKAWFKLLHRDMGPVSRYLGPLAPTEPQLWQDPVPEVDHELIGEQDVADLKARVLATGLSVSQLVSTAWASAATFRGTDKRGGANGARVRLAPQRDWEVNDPAALASVLQILEQVQAEFNDSQGGGKRVSIADLIVLAGCAAVEQAARNAGHDVDVPFSPGRTDASEEWTDAESFAVLEPTADGFRNYLQGDHQASAEELLVERAYMLTLTAPEMTALVGGMRALNANAGQSAHGVLTDRPGTLSNDFFVNLLDMSTEWQASSASEDVFEARDRTTGDVRWTGTRVDLVFGSNSELRAIAEVYGCDDAEEKFVSDFVAAWGKVMNLDRYDLA from the coding sequence ATGACAACGAACCAGGACTGGTGGCCGAATCAGCTAAACCTGAAGGTACTTCGAGAAAACTCTGCCGCGTCGGATCCGATGGACGCGGGGTTCAGTTACGCCGAGGCGGTCAAGACCCTTGACGTGGATGCGCTGAAGCAGGACATCGAGGAAGTGATGACCACCTCGCAGGACTGGTGGCCGGCGGACTACGGCCACTATGGACCGCTCTTCATCCGGATGACCTGGCATGCCGCCGGCACCTACCGCATCAGCGACGGCCGGGGTGGCGGAGGCGACGGACACCAGCGCTTCGCGCCGCTGGGCAGCTGGCCCGACAACGCGAACCTGGACAAGGCCCGCCGCCTGCTGTGGCCGGTCAAGCAGAAGTACGGCAACAGGATCTCGTGGGCCGACCTGCTGCTGTTCGCCGGCAACTGCGCACTGGAGTCGATGGGCTTCAAGACCTTTGGTTTCGCCTTCGGGCGCCCGGACGTCTGGGAGGCCGACGAGACCGACTGGGGCGCCGAGAAGGATTGGCTTGCCGACGAACGCCACAGCGAAGACGGGGAGCTCGAGGAGCGCCTGGGCGCCGACCACATGGGCCTGATCTACGTGAACCCGGAAGGGCCCGGCGGAAACCCGGACCCGCGCGAGGCCGCCCGGTACATTCGAACGACGTTCAAGCGCATGGCGATGAACGACGAGGAGACGATCGCGCTGATCGCGGGCGGACACACCTTCGGAAAAGCGCATGGCGCGGCCCCCGACAGCCACGTGGGCGCCGAACCGGAAGGCGCCGGCATCGACGAGCAGGGCCTCGGCTGGACGAGCAGCTTCGGCAGCGGGAAGGGCAGCGACACGATCACCAGCGGCCTGGAAGGCGCGTGGACCGAGAATCCCGTGAAGTGGGACAACAACTTCATGGAGAACCTGCACCAGCACGAGTGGCAGTTGACGAAGAGCCCGGCCGGCGCGTCGCAGTACGAGCCCGAGAACGCTTCCGAGGTGGCCACCGTGCCGGATGCGCACGATCCTTCGAAAAAGCACGCTCCGATGATGCTCACGACGGATCTCTCGCTGAGGATGGACCCGGACTACGCGCCGATTTCAAAGCGCTTCCTCGAGAACCCGGATGATCTTGCGGACGCCTTCGCCAAGGCCTGGTTCAAGTTGCTGCACCGCGACATGGGGCCCGTCAGCCGGTATCTAGGACCGCTGGCGCCCACCGAGCCGCAGTTGTGGCAGGACCCGGTGCCCGAAGTCGATCATGAGTTGATCGGGGAGCAGGACGTTGCCGACCTGAAAGCCAGGGTTCTGGCCACGGGCTTGTCCGTTTCCCAGCTGGTCTCGACGGCCTGGGCCTCCGCGGCAACGTTCCGCGGCACCGACAAGCGTGGAGGCGCGAACGGAGCGCGCGTGCGCCTTGCGCCGCAAAGGGACTGGGAAGTGAACGACCCGGCCGCGCTGGCGAGCGTGTTGCAGATCCTGGAGCAGGTCCAGGCGGAGTTCAACGACTCGCAAGGCGGCGGGAAACGGGTCTCAATTGCCGACCTGATCGTGCTGGCGGGGTGTGCCGCTGTCGAACAGGCGGCGAGGAACGCCGGACACGATGTTGATGTTCCGTTCTCACCCGGGCGTACGGACGCGTCCGAGGAGTGGACCGACGCGGAGTCCTTCGCCGTACTCGAACCCACCGCGGACGGATTCCGCAACTATCTTCAGGGCGACCATCAGGCATCGGCGGAAGAGCTGCTGGTGGAACGGGCCTACATGCTGACGCTGACCGCTCCCGAGATGACGGCGCTGGTCGGCGGCATGCGCGCATTGAATGCGAATGCCGGGCAGTCGGCGCATGGCGTGCTCACGGACCGTCCCGGGACCCTGTCCAACGACTTCTTCGTGAATCTGCTCGACATGAGCACCGAGTGGCAGGCGTCCTCCGCATCGGAAGACGTTTTCGAGGCACGCGACCGCACGACCGGGGACGTCAGGTGGACCGGCACCCGGGTGGATCTCGTCTTCGGTTCGAACTCGGAGCTCCGGGCCATCGCGGAAGTCTATGGCTGCGATGACGCCGAGGAGAAGTTCGTAAGCGACTTCGTGGCTGCCTGGGGCAAGGTGATGAATCTCGATCGCTACGATCTTGCATGA
- a CDS encoding VOC family protein, producing the protein MAVHYIPEGYGSVTPYMVVEDVDRLVDFLTAAFGAEEKERVPNQDGKTGHAEVLIGDSYVMMGRAQDEFPPLPCMLYIYVPDTDTGYAQALAAGATSVQEPQDMFYGDRNAIVTDPTGNTWCIATHQETLSPEELAKRAEENMR; encoded by the coding sequence ATGGCTGTGCATTACATTCCGGAGGGTTACGGTTCGGTAACGCCGTACATGGTCGTCGAAGACGTTGACCGACTCGTGGACTTCCTCACGGCGGCATTCGGCGCCGAAGAAAAGGAGCGGGTCCCAAACCAGGACGGCAAGACGGGGCACGCGGAGGTCCTCATCGGCGACTCCTACGTCATGATGGGCCGCGCCCAGGACGAATTCCCGCCCCTGCCGTGCATGCTCTACATTTATGTGCCGGACACCGACACCGGCTACGCTCAGGCGCTGGCCGCCGGCGCAACTTCGGTACAGGAGCCGCAGGACATGTTCTACGGCGACCGCAACGCCATCGTTACGGACCCGACCGGCAACACCTGGTGCATCGCAACGCACCAGGAAACCCTGTCCCCGGAAGAACTGGCCAAGCGGGCCGAGGAAAACATGCGCTAA
- a CDS encoding exodeoxyribonuclease VII small subunit: protein MTDEKANDGVEGLEQALKDLEQIVVNLEKGDLPLAEAIRQFERGVELTRRCQAVLKEAEQKVQVLSDGMLEDVDPLTLRKSDGENGSGGSLPL from the coding sequence ATGACTGACGAGAAAGCGAACGATGGCGTTGAAGGCCTCGAGCAGGCGCTCAAGGATCTGGAGCAGATCGTCGTCAACCTGGAAAAGGGCGACCTGCCGCTGGCCGAGGCGATCAGGCAGTTCGAGCGCGGCGTGGAGCTGACGCGCCGTTGCCAGGCCGTGCTCAAGGAGGCGGAACAGAAGGTCCAGGTGCTGAGCGATGGGATGCTGGAGGACGTCGACCCGCTGACGCTCAGGAAATCGGATGGCGAAAACGGCAGCGGCGGATCACTCCCCCTTTAG
- a CDS encoding membrane dipeptidase, translating to MKQRGGWTGAILMAGLFAGAAGADTEADLLERSRAIHDRVIAIDTHVDIPPDFGTEAYDPVRAKPPGQQVDLPGMEQGGLDAAFFIVFVMQRERSESGYARAIADAFVKYAAIRKMTDVDYSDRIGLALTAADVRRIHAEGRRVALIGIENGFSIGRHVNLLDVHFAAGARYLGLVHNGHNDIGDSAVPNVALGEPRAEHGGLSEFGRAVIRRANELGIMVDISHASEATTMDAIEASGAPVIASHSATKGAFAHARNLSDEALLAMRDNGGVVQIVAFDSYLRETPPEKIAAMGALYRDMSLRNAGDFARMSPEQRENYYSRLSEITRMPPRASVKHLADHIDYAVGLIGIDHVGISSDFNGGGGIEGWDNAGETLNVTVELVRRGYSEEQIAKLWGGNLLRVMEAVESVAADQG from the coding sequence ATGAAGCAAAGAGGCGGGTGGACCGGAGCGATATTGATGGCAGGATTATTTGCAGGCGCAGCCGGCGCGGACACCGAGGCGGACCTTCTGGAACGCTCTCGGGCCATCCACGATCGGGTGATCGCCATCGATACCCACGTGGACATCCCGCCGGACTTCGGCACGGAGGCGTACGATCCGGTGCGGGCGAAGCCTCCCGGCCAGCAGGTGGACCTGCCGGGCATGGAGCAGGGCGGACTGGATGCGGCGTTCTTCATCGTTTTCGTGATGCAGCGCGAACGCAGCGAGTCCGGCTATGCGCGCGCGATCGCCGACGCCTTCGTCAAGTACGCGGCCATCCGCAAGATGACGGACGTCGACTATTCCGACCGGATCGGACTGGCGCTTACCGCCGCCGATGTGCGCCGCATACACGCTGAAGGCCGGCGCGTGGCGCTGATCGGTATCGAGAACGGCTTTTCCATAGGCCGCCACGTGAACCTGCTCGACGTCCATTTCGCGGCCGGCGCCCGCTACCTGGGACTGGTGCACAACGGCCACAACGACATCGGCGATTCCGCCGTCCCCAACGTGGCGCTGGGCGAGCCCAGGGCGGAACATGGCGGGCTGAGCGAGTTCGGCCGCGCGGTGATCCGTCGCGCCAACGAATTGGGGATCATGGTGGACATATCCCATGCCTCGGAAGCCACGACCATGGATGCGATCGAAGCGTCCGGGGCGCCGGTGATCGCCTCGCACTCGGCTACCAAGGGCGCCTTCGCGCATGCGCGCAACCTGAGCGACGAAGCGCTTCTGGCGATGCGGGACAACGGCGGCGTGGTGCAGATCGTGGCATTCGATTCCTATCTGCGCGAGACTCCGCCGGAAAAAATCGCCGCCATGGGCGCGCTGTACCGGGACATGAGTCTGAGGAATGCCGGCGATTTCGCCCGCATGTCCCCCGAACAGCGAGAGAACTACTACTCACGCCTGAGTGAGATTACCCGCATGCCGCCCCGGGCGTCGGTGAAGCACCTGGCCGATCACATCGACTACGCGGTCGGGCTGATCGGGATCGACCACGTGGGGATTTCGTCCGACTTCAACGGCGGCGGGGGCATCGAGGGCTGGGACAACGCCGGCGAAACCCTGAACGTTACGGTGGAACTGGTGCGGCGCGGTTACTCCGAGGAGCAGATCGCCAAACTCTGGGGCGGCAACCTGCTCAGGGTGATGGAAGCGGTCGAGTCGGTCGCGGCGGATCAGGGCTGA